The Metabacillus sediminilitoris genome window below encodes:
- a CDS encoding spore germination protein has product MNEQIFSVDMLQQLFNQSTDIKVKTENINDERFLFVYCDSLTDASLIQALSIPGTDMRTNSLYNSIQMETHLKESMTSEKIEEAVLSGKLMVVPFGEHLYFYNISKFPSRQPDESVAEVSIRGPKDGFVEDITTNIGLIRRRLRTSSLVIEDYTIGKRTNTKVSLLYIKDILNENILKDIQGRLNRLDVDILTSSSMLMEYLIDNKFSLIPLIDYSGRADFVTQSINQGRFAIVVDGAPTVLIAPVDLSLLFKTPEDDNTSFYFASLERSLRFLGLFTTTFLPGFYTALITHNVGQLPLPFIATISVSRSGLPFSPLIEGLIMLVMFELFKEGGARLPKGIGQTVAVLGGLIIGDAAIRGGITSPTMLVVIGITAISSFTLVNQSLSGNLFYVRVFVLLFSYFLGIYGFFLSLLFVFLYISKLKSFGIPLLAEITSQDGKDILFSFFRFPFLFSKKRNASLFIKDGTRSGE; this is encoded by the coding sequence GTGAATGAGCAGATTTTTTCCGTTGACATGCTTCAGCAGCTTTTCAACCAATCAACGGATATTAAAGTAAAAACAGAAAATATAAATGATGAAAGATTCTTATTTGTGTATTGCGATTCTTTAACGGATGCTAGTCTGATCCAAGCATTATCCATTCCAGGAACCGATATGAGAACGAACTCACTTTATAATTCCATTCAAATGGAAACTCATCTGAAAGAATCAATGACTTCAGAAAAAATTGAAGAGGCTGTTTTATCTGGGAAGCTAATGGTAGTTCCTTTCGGAGAGCATCTTTATTTTTATAATATTAGTAAATTCCCATCGAGACAGCCGGATGAGTCTGTTGCAGAAGTTTCGATTCGTGGCCCGAAGGATGGATTTGTCGAAGATATTACAACTAATATTGGGTTAATCAGGAGGAGATTACGTACCTCATCATTAGTTATTGAAGATTATACAATTGGGAAAAGAACAAATACTAAAGTATCCCTTCTTTATATTAAAGATATACTTAACGAGAATATCTTAAAAGATATTCAGGGCAGACTTAATCGTTTAGATGTAGATATTTTAACAAGCTCTTCTATGTTAATGGAGTACTTGATCGATAACAAATTTTCGCTTATTCCCTTAATAGACTATTCAGGTAGAGCAGATTTCGTCACACAGTCTATCAACCAGGGGAGATTTGCCATTGTCGTTGATGGAGCACCAACTGTTTTAATTGCACCAGTAGATCTTTCATTATTGTTTAAAACTCCTGAGGATGATAATACAAGCTTTTATTTTGCCTCCTTAGAAAGATCGCTGCGTTTTTTAGGGTTATTTACGACAACATTTCTGCCGGGTTTTTATACAGCTTTAATCACACATAATGTAGGACAGTTACCACTTCCATTTATAGCGACCATTAGTGTTTCCAGATCAGGCCTGCCATTTTCACCATTAATAGAAGGTCTTATTATGCTCGTCATGTTTGAGTTGTTTAAAGAAGGGGGTGCCCGCTTGCCTAAAGGGATTGGTCAAACTGTTGCCGTTCTTGGAGGGTTGATCATAGGTGATGCTGCTATAAGAGGAGGCATTACCTCTCCAACAATGCTTGTCGTGATTGGGATAACAGCCATTTCCAGCTTTACGCTTGTTAACCAATCCTTATCAGGCAACCTTTTCTACGTAAGAGTGTTTGTTCTTTTATTCAGTTATTTCTTAGGGATATATGGATTTTTCTTAAGTCTTCTGTTCGTTTTCCTCTATATATCAAAATTAAAGTCTTTTGGAATTCCTTTATTAGCTGAAATAACTTCCCAAGATGGAAAGGATATTTTGTTTAGTTTCTTCCGTTTCCCTTTTTTATTCTCGAAAAAAAGAAATGCATCTTTGTTCATAAAAGATGGTACGAGATCGGGTGAATAA
- a CDS encoding GerAB/ArcD/ProY family transporter: MQNTIRFISVMYVILLSVGLFAHVEIIPGILSLVKRDAWISILLNILILPLWILVLYKIIKMINRRSIIHLIRNQGNSLFYYILLFPIVLYMLINAFITAKDIIYWSQLSYMQGFNSFILAITLLIFCLICTEAGLFSIGILSSLLCPFVIFLGFFISFANMKKKNYELLFPLFSDGFLPIAQGLIYTALPILELFIIIFLTPVLKKAVTRKQLYIVGIIIIGLMIGPTIGAIVEFGPQQAATYRYPAYEQWRLMSIGRYFSHTDFLAIFQWLSGGAIRISLFVYISSRILAKGKHRKKIIRIIYIILFVSCIIPVDQSLMTIVIFGYFRPISFLLIILQITMIAIYLSKHKQKWNKEVSGS; the protein is encoded by the coding sequence ATGCAGAACACAATAAGATTTATCTCGGTCATGTATGTGATTTTACTTTCTGTCGGTCTATTTGCACATGTCGAAATCATTCCTGGAATATTATCTCTTGTTAAAAGAGATGCGTGGATAAGTATATTATTAAATATACTTATCCTTCCTTTATGGATATTAGTGCTTTATAAGATTATAAAAATGATAAACAGACGGTCGATCATTCACCTTATAAGAAATCAAGGAAACTCTTTGTTTTATTACATACTGCTTTTTCCCATAGTTTTGTATATGCTGATTAATGCCTTTATTACAGCAAAAGATATTATATATTGGTCACAATTAAGCTATATGCAAGGCTTTAACAGTTTCATCTTAGCAATCACCCTGCTTATTTTCTGTTTAATCTGTACGGAAGCGGGATTGTTTTCAATTGGAATTTTAAGCAGTCTTCTTTGTCCATTCGTGATATTTTTAGGATTTTTTATTTCTTTTGCCAATATGAAGAAAAAAAATTATGAACTGCTTTTTCCGCTGTTTTCAGATGGTTTCTTACCAATAGCACAGGGGCTTATCTATACGGCATTACCGATCTTGGAGTTATTTATCATAATTTTTTTGACGCCTGTTTTAAAAAAGGCTGTGACACGAAAGCAATTATACATTGTTGGAATCATTATTATAGGCTTAATGATCGGACCAACAATCGGGGCAATTGTAGAATTTGGTCCTCAACAGGCAGCTACCTATCGCTATCCTGCTTATGAACAATGGCGTTTAATGTCTATTGGCAGATATTTTTCCCATACTGATTTTCTTGCCATTTTTCAATGGCTTTCAGGTGGTGCAATTAGAATCAGCTTGTTTGTTTACATTTCAAGCCGGATTTTAGCAAAAGGAAAACACAGAAAAAAAATAATCAGAATCATTTATATCATTTTGTTTGTTAGCTGTATCATTCCTGTTGATCAAAGCCTTATGACAATCGTGATCTTTGGTTATTTTAGACCGATATCATTTCTGTTAATAATCCTGCAAATAACGATGATAGCTATATACTTATCGAAACATAAACAAAAATGGAATAAAGAGGTGAGTGGTTCGTGA